The proteins below come from a single Streptomyces sp. MRC013 genomic window:
- a CDS encoding MaoC family dehydratase, with the protein MRIFNGIDEIRAAVGTHLGHSEWHEITQEQVDRFADATGDHQWIHLDRERAARGPFGTTIAHGFLTLSLLPMLAGEVYAVEGVKMGVNYGCNKVRFPAPVPVGSRVRAGVELVGVEPNARGCLVTARVSIEIEGGDKPACVAESLAVVVP; encoded by the coding sequence ATGCGCATCTTCAACGGCATCGACGAGATCCGGGCCGCCGTCGGCACCCATCTCGGCCACAGCGAGTGGCACGAGATCACCCAGGAACAGGTCGACCGGTTCGCCGACGCCACCGGTGACCACCAGTGGATCCACCTCGACCGCGAACGGGCCGCGCGGGGCCCCTTCGGCACCACCATCGCCCACGGTTTCCTCACCCTTTCCCTGCTGCCCATGCTCGCGGGCGAGGTGTACGCCGTCGAGGGCGTGAAGATGGGCGTGAACTACGGTTGCAACAAGGTGCGGTTCCCGGCCCCGGTGCCGGTCGGCTCCAGGGTCCGGGCCGGCGTCGAGCTGGTCGGCGTCGAACCGAACGCCCGGGGCTGCCTGGTGACCGCGCGCGTCTCGATCGAGATCGAGGGAGGCGACAAGCCCGCGTGCGTCGCGGAATCACTCGCCGTGGTGGTGCCGTGA
- the fabG gene encoding 3-oxoacyl-ACP reductase FabG: MTDNQKVAIVTGAARGIGAAVARRLAQDGFAVAVVDLDETASQAVAKEIGDAGGRAVGIGADVADEQAVTAAVDRVAADLGAPVVLVNNAGIIRDNLIFKMTSADWDAVIDVHLRGSFLMTRAAQAHMTKAGWGRIVNLSSSSALGNRGQANYSAAKAGLQGFTKTLALELGRFGVTANAIAPGFIETEMTAATAERIGMPFEDFKAAAARQIPVGRTGKPADIAHAVSFFASEDAGFVSGQVLYVAGGPLG; encoded by the coding sequence GTGACCGACAACCAGAAGGTCGCCATCGTCACCGGCGCCGCCCGCGGCATCGGCGCGGCCGTCGCCCGCCGTCTCGCCCAGGACGGCTTCGCCGTCGCCGTCGTCGACCTCGACGAGACCGCCTCGCAGGCGGTGGCGAAGGAGATCGGGGACGCCGGGGGCCGCGCCGTGGGCATCGGCGCCGACGTCGCCGACGAGCAGGCGGTCACCGCCGCCGTCGACCGGGTCGCCGCCGACCTGGGCGCGCCGGTCGTGCTCGTCAACAACGCCGGCATCATCCGCGACAACCTCATCTTCAAGATGACCAGCGCCGACTGGGACGCGGTCATCGACGTCCACCTGCGCGGGTCCTTCCTCATGACGCGCGCGGCGCAGGCGCACATGACCAAGGCCGGCTGGGGGCGCATCGTCAACCTCTCCAGCAGCTCGGCGCTCGGCAACCGCGGCCAGGCCAACTACTCGGCGGCCAAGGCCGGTCTGCAGGGCTTCACCAAGACCCTGGCACTCGAACTCGGCAGGTTCGGCGTCACCGCGAACGCGATCGCCCCCGGCTTCATCGAGACCGAGATGACCGCCGCCACCGCCGAGCGGATCGGCATGCCGTTCGAGGACTTCAAGGCGGCCGCCGCCCGGCAGATCCCGGTCGGCCGCACCGGCAAGCCCGCCGACATCGCCCACGCGGTGTCGTTCTTCGCCAGCGAGGACGCCGGCTTCGTCTCGGGCCAGGTCCTGTACGTCGCCGGCGGCCCGCTCGGCTGA
- a CDS encoding HAD family phosphatase, which yields MSAGAATRATAPVEAVVFDYGGVLTTPVKHSIDAWLTADGIDPAGFSRTLKAWLSRTAAEGTPVHRLETGELAVRDFEELLAAELVTVDSRPLPAEGILNRLFAGMRVDPAMPALVAELRGLGIRVGLLSNSWGNTYPRAELEALFDDIVISGEVGLRKPNAEIYRLSLERLGVAAERTVFVDDAAPNVDGARALGLGGVLHTGPAATRAALAELVPGLAATAPVRP from the coding sequence GTGAGCGCCGGCGCCGCCACTCGGGCCACCGCCCCGGTCGAGGCCGTCGTCTTCGACTACGGCGGGGTGCTGACCACGCCCGTCAAGCACAGCATCGACGCCTGGCTGACGGCCGACGGCATCGACCCGGCCGGCTTCTCGCGCACCCTCAAGGCGTGGCTGTCCCGGACGGCCGCCGAGGGCACGCCCGTCCACCGCCTCGAAACCGGCGAGCTCGCCGTCCGGGACTTCGAAGAGCTGCTGGCCGCCGAACTGGTGACCGTCGACTCCCGTCCGCTGCCGGCGGAAGGGATCCTGAACAGGCTCTTCGCCGGCATGCGCGTCGACCCGGCGATGCCCGCGCTGGTCGCGGAACTCCGCGGCCTGGGCATCCGGGTCGGCCTCCTCTCGAACAGCTGGGGCAACACCTATCCCCGCGCGGAGCTCGAAGCGCTCTTCGACGACATCGTCATCTCGGGCGAGGTCGGGCTCCGCAAACCGAACGCCGAGATCTACCGGCTGTCGCTGGAGCGGCTGGGTGTCGCGGCGGAGCGCACCGTCTTCGTCGACGACGCCGCTCCCAACGTCGACGGCGCCCGGGCGCTCGGCCTCGGCGGCGTCCTGCACACCGGCCCCGCCGCCACCCGCGCCGCCCTGGCGGAACTCGTACCGGGGCTGGCCGCGACCGCCCCCGTCCGCCCGTGA
- a CDS encoding NADPH:quinone oxidoreductase family protein: protein MKAWRVTELGEPADVLDLVEVEVPEPAAGQVLVRVLASAANFPDVLMCRGLYQIKPELPFTPGVELCGEVVALGAGVAGVAVGDRVLGSPVLPNGGFAEYAVLDRATTFPAPEALDHAEASSLHIGYQTGWFGLHRRAHLREGETLLVHAAAGGVGSAAIQLAKAAGARVIGVVGGAAKAEYASRLGADVVVDRYAEDFVEVVKAETKGRGADVVYDPVGGDTYHRSTKCVAFEGRIVVVGFAGGEIQSAALNHALVKNYSIMGLHWGLYNRHDPASVLRCHAELTRMAGEGLVKPLVSERLALADVAAGLQRLADGTTVGRVVYAA, encoded by the coding sequence ATGAAGGCGTGGCGCGTGACGGAGCTGGGCGAGCCCGCGGACGTCCTCGACCTCGTCGAGGTCGAGGTCCCCGAACCCGCCGCCGGGCAGGTGCTGGTCCGGGTGCTGGCCTCGGCGGCCAACTTCCCGGACGTCCTCATGTGCCGGGGCCTCTACCAGATCAAGCCGGAGCTTCCCTTCACCCCCGGCGTGGAGCTGTGCGGCGAGGTCGTCGCGCTCGGCGCGGGTGTCGCCGGCGTGGCCGTCGGCGACCGCGTGCTCGGGTCGCCCGTCCTGCCGAACGGCGGCTTCGCCGAGTACGCCGTGCTGGACCGGGCGACCACGTTCCCCGCCCCCGAGGCGCTCGACCACGCGGAGGCGTCCTCGCTTCACATCGGCTACCAGACCGGCTGGTTCGGCCTGCACCGCCGGGCGCACCTGCGAGAGGGCGAGACCCTGCTCGTCCACGCGGCCGCCGGCGGCGTCGGCAGCGCCGCGATCCAGCTCGCCAAGGCCGCGGGCGCCCGGGTGATCGGGGTCGTCGGCGGCGCCGCCAAGGCCGAATACGCGAGCCGCCTGGGGGCGGACGTCGTCGTCGACCGGTACGCGGAGGACTTCGTCGAGGTGGTCAAGGCGGAGACGAAGGGCCGGGGCGCCGACGTCGTCTACGACCCCGTCGGCGGCGACACGTACCACCGCTCCACCAAGTGCGTCGCCTTCGAGGGCCGCATCGTCGTGGTCGGCTTCGCCGGCGGCGAGATCCAGTCGGCGGCGCTCAACCACGCTCTGGTGAAGAACTACTCGATCATGGGACTGCACTGGGGCCTCTACAACCGGCACGACCCCGCGTCCGTCCTCCGGTGCCACGCCGAGCTGACCCGCATGGCCGGGGAGGGGCTGGTCAAGCCCCTCGTCAGCGAGCGGCTCGCCCTGGCCGACGTGGCCGCGGGCCTCCAGCGCCTCGCCGACGGGACGACCGTCGGCCGGGTGGTGTACGCCGCGTGA
- a CDS encoding SDR family oxidoreductase — MSGRFSGKTAIVTGASRGIGLAISERLVADGANVVITARKAGPLEEAAASLGGPGRALAVAGAADDAEHRAETVQRALDTFGSVDFFVNNTGINPVYGDLMDLPLDAARKIFEVNCLAAVAWVQQVYGAWMREHGGAIVNVSSVGGILPPPGIGFYGASKAMLAHLTQQMALELGPDIRVNAVAPAVVKTRFASALYEGREQQLAQAYPLKRLGVPEDVGSVVAFLLSDDAGWVTGQQLVVDGGATVAGGGVE, encoded by the coding sequence ATGAGCGGCCGGTTCTCCGGGAAGACCGCGATCGTCACCGGCGCCAGCCGCGGCATCGGCCTCGCCATCTCCGAGCGCCTCGTCGCCGACGGTGCCAACGTCGTCATCACCGCCCGCAAGGCCGGGCCGTTGGAGGAGGCCGCGGCCTCCCTCGGCGGCCCCGGGCGGGCGCTCGCCGTCGCCGGCGCCGCGGACGACGCCGAGCACCGGGCGGAGACGGTCCAGCGGGCCCTGGACACCTTCGGCAGCGTCGACTTCTTCGTCAACAACACCGGGATCAACCCCGTCTACGGTGACCTGATGGACCTGCCGCTGGACGCCGCGCGCAAGATCTTCGAGGTCAACTGCCTCGCCGCGGTCGCATGGGTCCAGCAGGTGTACGGGGCGTGGATGCGCGAGCACGGCGGCGCGATCGTCAACGTCTCCTCCGTCGGCGGCATCCTCCCGCCGCCGGGCATCGGCTTCTACGGCGCCAGCAAGGCGATGCTGGCGCACCTGACCCAGCAGATGGCGCTGGAGCTCGGGCCGGACATCCGGGTCAACGCGGTCGCGCCCGCCGTGGTCAAGACCAGGTTCGCGAGCGCGCTCTACGAGGGGCGTGAGCAGCAGCTGGCCCAGGCCTACCCGCTCAAGCGGCTCGGCGTGCCCGAGGACGTCGGGTCGGTCGTCGCCTTCCTGCTCTCCGACGACGCGGGATGGGTGACGGGCCAGCAGCTCGTCGTCGACGGCGGCGCCACCGTCGCGGGCGGTGGCGTCGAATGA
- a CDS encoding acetyl-CoA C-acetyltransferase, producing the protein MPEAVIVSTARSPIGRAGKGSLVDARPDDLVVQMVRAALAKVPALAPAEIEDLMLGVGQPAGESGHNLARAVAVLAGMDHLPGTTVNRYCSSSLQTTRMALHAIKAGEGDVFISAGVETVSRYGHGVSDVPGSENPAFDDARRRTAAFAEGGRTWDDPRGTGALPDLYIAMGQTAENVARLKGVTRADQDEFGVRSQNLAEKANANGFWERDITPVTLPDGTVVSRDDGPRTGVTLAAVSQLKPVFRPDGTVTAGNCCPLNDGAAALVVMSDTRARELGLTPLARIVSTGVSGLSPEIMGLGPVEASNKALARAGLTIGDIDLVEINEAFAAQVIPSARELGIDFEKLNVNGGAIAVGHPFGMTGARITSTLINSLQFHDKQFGLETMCVGGGQGMAMVLERLS; encoded by the coding sequence GTGCCCGAAGCTGTGATCGTCTCCACCGCTCGTTCGCCGATCGGGCGAGCGGGCAAGGGGTCGCTGGTCGATGCCCGGCCCGACGACCTCGTCGTCCAGATGGTGCGGGCGGCGCTGGCGAAGGTGCCCGCGCTCGCCCCCGCCGAGATCGAGGACCTGATGCTCGGCGTCGGCCAGCCGGCCGGGGAGTCCGGCCACAACCTGGCCCGTGCGGTCGCCGTACTCGCCGGGATGGACCACCTGCCGGGCACCACCGTCAACCGCTACTGCTCCTCCAGCCTGCAGACGACGCGCATGGCCCTGCACGCGATCAAGGCGGGCGAGGGCGACGTGTTCATCTCGGCGGGCGTCGAGACCGTCAGCCGCTACGGGCACGGCGTGTCCGACGTCCCCGGCAGCGAGAACCCGGCCTTCGACGACGCCCGGCGGCGCACCGCCGCGTTCGCCGAGGGCGGGCGGACCTGGGACGACCCGCGAGGGACCGGTGCGCTTCCGGACCTGTACATCGCCATGGGGCAGACCGCCGAGAACGTCGCCCGGCTCAAGGGCGTCACCCGCGCGGACCAGGACGAGTTCGGCGTCCGCAGCCAGAACCTCGCCGAGAAGGCGAACGCCAACGGCTTCTGGGAGCGTGACATCACACCGGTGACGCTGCCCGACGGCACGGTCGTGTCCCGGGACGACGGCCCGCGCACGGGCGTCACGCTTGCGGCGGTGTCCCAGCTGAAGCCGGTGTTCCGCCCGGACGGGACGGTCACCGCCGGCAACTGCTGTCCGCTCAACGACGGCGCCGCCGCCCTGGTGGTCATGAGCGACACCAGGGCCAGGGAGCTCGGTCTCACGCCGCTGGCCCGGATCGTCTCCACCGGCGTCTCCGGCCTCTCACCGGAGATCATGGGCCTGGGGCCGGTCGAGGCCTCGAACAAGGCCCTCGCCCGCGCCGGCCTCACCATCGGCGACATCGACCTGGTCGAGATCAACGAGGCGTTCGCGGCGCAGGTCATCCCGTCGGCGCGGGAGCTGGGCATCGACTTCGAGAAGCTCAACGTCAACGGGGGCGCGATCGCCGTCGGGCACCCGTTCGGCATGACCGGGGCCCGCATCACGAGCACGCTGATCAACTCCCTGCAGTTCCACGACAAGCAGTTCGGCCTCGAGACCATGTGCGTCGGCGGTGGCCAGGGCATGGCGATGGTGCTGGAGCGTCTGTCATGA
- a CDS encoding MFS transporter translates to MRKLMFAGLVGSSIEWYDFFIYGTAAALVFGTVFFPDTSPLIGTLLAFSTFWAGFVARPLGGVAFGVIGDRIGRKPAVMICLIMVTAGTFLIGCLPSASSIGVAAPILLVVLRFVQGIAVGGQWGGVVLLLTESAMPGRRGRSGSFGQMGVPVGLLLGTASFLIVAEAVPGAAFVEWGWRIPFLASALLLPVVVFIHTKVEETPAFRELKEAAEAAADKAATGRTPVRDVVAAEWRRVLLGAGVLFSSNAVFYVGVAGILDYGTRELGLSRDSLLQVSLLSSLIGVFVVYAAGSASDRFGRKPLMVAGAASLVLWAFPYFWLVDSASLLAIFIATLVGGIGSSLVFGPYAAFLGELFEPRVRYSGMSLAYQLTAILVSGGTPFIMTALLVRFDTTAAVSAYMALIGLVSLFCALRVPETHPAGARSGASRDTPAA, encoded by the coding sequence ATGCGGAAGTTGATGTTCGCCGGCTTGGTGGGCAGCTCCATCGAGTGGTACGACTTCTTCATATACGGCACGGCTGCCGCACTGGTCTTCGGCACCGTCTTCTTTCCCGACACGTCCCCGCTGATCGGCACCCTGCTCGCCTTCAGCACGTTCTGGGCGGGCTTCGTCGCTCGCCCGCTGGGCGGCGTGGCGTTCGGTGTCATCGGCGACCGGATCGGCCGCAAACCCGCGGTGATGATCTGCTTGATCATGGTTACTGCGGGCACGTTCCTCATCGGCTGCCTGCCCTCGGCGTCGTCGATCGGCGTGGCCGCGCCGATCCTGCTGGTGGTGCTCCGTTTCGTGCAGGGCATCGCGGTGGGCGGCCAGTGGGGTGGCGTCGTCCTCCTGCTCACCGAGAGCGCGATGCCGGGGCGGCGCGGCCGTTCGGGTTCGTTCGGCCAGATGGGCGTGCCCGTCGGACTGCTGCTGGGTACCGCCTCTTTCCTGATCGTGGCCGAGGCGGTCCCCGGCGCGGCCTTCGTCGAGTGGGGCTGGCGGATTCCGTTCCTGGCGAGCGCCCTGCTCCTCCCGGTCGTCGTCTTCATCCACACCAAGGTCGAGGAGACCCCCGCCTTCCGGGAGTTGAAGGAGGCCGCCGAAGCGGCCGCGGACAAGGCGGCGACCGGCAGGACACCGGTCCGGGACGTGGTGGCCGCCGAGTGGCGTCGCGTCCTCCTGGGCGCCGGGGTCCTGTTCTCCAGCAACGCGGTCTTCTACGTGGGTGTCGCGGGCATCCTCGACTACGGCACTCGCGAACTCGGGTTGAGCCGGGACTCGTTGCTCCAGGTGTCGCTGCTGTCCTCGCTGATCGGCGTGTTCGTCGTCTATGCGGCGGGCTCGGCCTCCGACCGCTTCGGCCGCAAGCCGCTGATGGTCGCCGGAGCGGCCTCCCTGGTGCTCTGGGCGTTCCCGTACTTCTGGCTCGTGGACTCCGCGTCCCTGCTCGCCATCTTCATCGCCACGCTGGTGGGAGGTATCGGCTCGTCGCTGGTGTTCGGCCCCTACGCGGCCTTCCTGGGCGAGTTGTTCGAGCCGCGGGTCCGCTATTCGGGAATGTCCCTCGCCTACCAGCTCACAGCCATTCTCGTCAGTGGCGGAACGCCGTTCATCATGACCGCCCTGCTGGTGCGGTTCGACACCACCGCGGCTGTCTCCGCCTACATGGCACTGATCGGACTGGTCTCGCTGTTCTGTGCTTTGCGAGTGCCCGAAACGCATCCCGCCGGTGCGCGGAGCGGTGCGTCCCGCGACACTCCGGCCGCCTGA
- a CDS encoding transposase family protein: protein MVTYVATLDVPRPVVEYLSRLLAAHRRRIGTPKGSRALGPFRQAVLVLRWFRERGCVHCLARDAAISQATGYRYLHEGIDVLAEKAPDLHEVLSRCRRAGMTHVILDGTLIPCDRVAGVRENGNDLWFSQKHKAFGGNVQFLSAPDGTPLWVSDVEPGSTPDITAARTHALPALYKAAASGLPTLADKGYTGAGIGIRVPVRRPKGKSEQALHADTRMFNALVRHVRALGERTAAELKQRWRTLQHVTLSPNRIGDIARAALVLNEIWK from the coding sequence TTGGTCACCTATGTTGCCACGCTCGACGTCCCGCGCCCTGTCGTGGAGTATCTGTCCCGCTTGCTGGCCGCGCACCGGCGGCGCATCGGCACGCCGAAGGGCTCGCGGGCGCTGGGCCCGTTCCGCCAGGCCGTGCTGGTGCTGCGCTGGTTTCGCGAGCGGGGGTGTGTGCACTGTCTGGCCCGTGACGCCGCAATCTCCCAGGCCACCGGCTACCGCTACCTGCACGAAGGCATCGACGTCCTCGCCGAGAAGGCCCCGGACCTGCACGAGGTCCTCTCCCGCTGCCGACGCGCCGGCATGACACACGTGATCCTCGACGGGACGCTCATCCCCTGCGACCGCGTGGCCGGCGTCCGTGAGAACGGCAACGACCTGTGGTTCAGCCAGAAGCACAAGGCATTCGGTGGGAACGTCCAGTTCCTGTCCGCTCCGGACGGCACCCCGCTGTGGGTCTCCGACGTCGAACCCGGCTCGACCCCTGACATCACCGCCGCCCGCACCCACGCCCTGCCCGCCTTGTACAAAGCAGCGGCCAGCGGCCTGCCGACCCTGGCGGACAAGGGTTACACCGGCGCGGGTATCGGCATCCGCGTCCCCGTCCGTCGCCCGAAGGGCAAGTCGGAACAGGCACTCCACGCCGACACCCGCATGTTCAACGCCCTGGTACGGCACGTGAGGGCGCTGGGTGAGCGCACCGCCGCCGAACTCAAGCAGCGATGGCGCACCCTGCAGCACGTCACGCTCAGCCCCAACCGGATCGGCGACATCGCCCGAGCCGCCCTCGTCCTCAACGAAATCTGGAAGTGA
- a CDS encoding AMP-dependent synthetase/ligase — MTTQVTTATLATLPFGGAERFGDRPAQRFKRDGSWQSLSFTQLADASDDIACGLIALGVEPGSRVAVISETRAEWMQAAYGIAAAGCTIVPVYATNSAEECEWVLRDSGAVAVFCEDADQIAKINRIRDDLPELAHVLSIDPAEGYPDLAALRELGRGHGNGGERRRRTDSVTADDPAVIIYTSGTTGKPKGCTISHGNLAACVQQKIDFGIIGSEDSSYLFLPLAHVFAQTANIASHAVGCVVNYASAGPASIFSDLAEVKPTYFPSVPRIYEKVYAAFAGAPRTEEVFAKVRAAFGGSLRIAISGAAPIGAEILEFFHEAGVPVFEGYGLTESTSYGTVNLPDAVRLGSVGRPMPFGEVRIADDGEIQLRGPHVFTGYWNDPAATTATTTDDGWLMTGDLGSVDEDGFVWITGRKKEIIITAGGKNLSPGELENDLRRSPFVSYAVMHGDRRPYPVALITLDMDYARQWAASQGLPTDAPSLTSLPAIRASIQATLDEANSRHAPVAQIKRFAILDREFSQETGELTATMKVKRAVIEEKYAKVLDELYGRE, encoded by the coding sequence ATGACCACCCAGGTGACCACCGCCACCTTGGCCACACTGCCGTTCGGCGGTGCGGAGCGGTTCGGCGACCGCCCGGCCCAGAGGTTCAAGCGCGACGGGAGCTGGCAGAGCCTGTCGTTCACCCAACTCGCCGACGCGAGCGATGACATCGCCTGTGGACTGATCGCCTTGGGTGTCGAACCCGGTTCGCGGGTGGCCGTCATCTCCGAGACCCGTGCGGAGTGGATGCAGGCCGCCTACGGCATCGCGGCCGCGGGCTGCACCATCGTCCCGGTCTACGCCACCAACAGCGCGGAGGAGTGCGAGTGGGTGCTGCGTGACTCCGGAGCCGTCGCGGTGTTCTGCGAGGACGCCGACCAGATCGCCAAGATCAACCGGATCAGGGACGACCTGCCCGAACTGGCGCACGTGTTGTCCATCGACCCCGCCGAGGGCTACCCGGACCTGGCCGCGTTGCGGGAACTCGGCCGCGGGCACGGCAACGGGGGGGAGCGGCGCCGTCGCACCGACTCGGTCACCGCGGACGATCCGGCGGTCATCATCTACACCTCCGGCACGACCGGGAAGCCCAAGGGCTGCACGATCTCCCACGGCAACCTGGCGGCCTGCGTACAGCAGAAGATCGACTTCGGCATCATCGGCTCCGAGGACAGCAGTTACCTCTTCCTGCCCCTGGCCCACGTCTTCGCCCAGACGGCCAACATCGCCTCGCACGCCGTCGGCTGCGTCGTGAACTACGCGTCCGCCGGGCCGGCCTCGATATTCAGCGACCTCGCCGAGGTCAAGCCGACCTACTTCCCCTCCGTGCCGCGCATCTACGAGAAGGTCTACGCCGCTTTCGCCGGGGCCCCTCGCACCGAAGAGGTCTTCGCCAAGGTCCGTGCCGCCTTCGGCGGCAGTCTCCGCATCGCCATCTCGGGTGCCGCGCCGATCGGGGCGGAGATCCTGGAGTTCTTCCACGAGGCCGGCGTTCCGGTCTTCGAGGGGTACGGGCTGACCGAGTCCACGTCGTACGGCACGGTCAACCTGCCGGACGCCGTCCGCCTGGGCTCCGTCGGCCGGCCGATGCCCTTCGGTGAGGTCCGGATCGCCGACGACGGTGAGATCCAGCTGCGTGGACCGCACGTCTTCACCGGTTACTGGAACGACCCCGCGGCCACCACGGCCACGACGACCGACGACGGCTGGCTGATGACCGGTGACCTCGGATCCGTCGACGAGGACGGATTCGTGTGGATCACGGGCCGCAAGAAGGAGATCATCATCACCGCGGGCGGCAAGAACCTCAGCCCCGGCGAGCTGGAGAACGACCTGCGCCGGTCTCCCTTCGTCTCCTACGCCGTCATGCACGGCGACCGCCGGCCCTACCCGGTGGCGCTGATCACCCTTGACATGGACTACGCCCGGCAGTGGGCGGCGTCCCAGGGGCTTCCGACCGACGCGCCGTCGCTCACGTCGCTGCCGGCCATTCGCGCCTCGATCCAGGCCACCCTCGACGAGGCCAACTCCCGGCACGCCCCGGTGGCGCAGATCAAGCGGTTCGCGATCCTCGACCGCGAGTTCTCCCAGGAGACCGGCGAACTGACCGCCACGATGAAGGTGAAGCGTGCGGTGATCGAAGAGAAGTACGCGAAGGTCCTGGACGAGCTCTACGGGCGGGAATGA